In a genomic window of Panthera tigris isolate Pti1 chromosome D4, P.tigris_Pti1_mat1.1, whole genome shotgun sequence:
- the HNRNPK gene encoding heterogeneous nuclear ribonucleoprotein K isoform X2 codes for METEQPEETFPNTETNGEFGKRPAEDMEEEQAFKRSRNTDEMVELRILLQSKNAGAVIGKGGKNIKALRTDYNASVSVPDSSGPERILSISADIETIGEILKKIIPTLEEGLQLPSPTATSQLPLESDAVECLNYQHYKGSDFDCELRLLIHQSLAGGIIGVKGAKIKELRENTQTTIKLFQECCPHSTDRVVLIGGKPDRVVECIKIILDLISESPIKGRAQPYDPNFYDETYDYGGFTMMFDDRRGRPVGFPMRGRGGFDRMPPGRGGRPMPPSRRDYDDMSPRRGPPPPPPGRGGRGGSRARNLPLPPPPPPRGGDLMAYDRRGRPGDRYDGMVGFSADETWDSAIDTWSPSEWQMAYEPQGGSGYDYSYAGGRGSYGDLGGPIITTQVTIPKDLAGSIIGKGGQRIKQIRHESGASIKIDEPLEGSEDRIITITGTQDQIQNAQYLLQNSVKQYSGKFF; via the exons atggaaactgaaCAGCCAGAGGAAACCTTCCCCAACACTGAAACCAATGGTGAATTTG GTAAACGCCCTGCAGAAGATATGGAAGAGGAGCAAGCTTTTAAAAGATCTAGAAACACTGATGAGATGGTTGAACTACGCATTCTGCTTCAGAGCAAG AATGCTGGGGCAGTGATtggaaaaggaggcaagaatattaAGGCTCTCCGTACAGAC TACAATGCCAGTGTTTCAGTCCCAGACAGCAGTGGCCCCGAGCG CATATTGAGTATCAGTGCTGATATTGAAACAATTggagaaattctgaagaaaatcATCCCTACCTTGGAAGAG GGCCTGCAGTTGCCATCACCCACTGCAACCAGCCAGCTCCCGCTCGAATCTGATGCTGTGGAATGCTTAAAT TACCAACACTATAAAGGAAGCGACTTTGACTGCGAGTTGAGACTGTTGATTCATCAGAGTCTGGCAGGAGGCATTATTGGGGTCAAAGGTGCTAAAATCAAAGAACTTCGAGAG AACACACAGACAACAATCAAGCTTTTCCAGGAATGCTGTCCTCATTCCACTGACAGAGTCGTTCTTATTGGAGGAAAACCTGATAGGGTTGTAGAGTGCATCAAGATCATCCTTGATCTTATTTCAGAG tctCCCATCAAAGGACGTGCACAGCCTTACGATCCCAATTTTTACGATGAAACCTACGATTATGGTGGTTTTACAATGATGTTTGATGACCGCCGTGGACGTCCTGTGGGATTTCCCATGCGGGGGAGAGGCGGTTTTGATAGAATGCCTCCTGGTCGGGGTGGGCGTCCTATGCCTCCATCTAGAAGAGATTATGACGACATGAGCCCTCGTCGAGGACCTCCTCCACCGCCTCCTGGACGAGGTGGCCGGGGTGGTAGCAGAGCTCGgaatcttcctcttcctcctccaccgcCACCTAGAGGAGG AGATCTAATGGCCTATGACAGAAGAGGAAGACCTGGAGACCGCTATGACGGCATG GTTGGTTTCAGTGCTGATGAAACTTGGGACTCTGCAATAGATACATGGAGCCCATCAGAATGGCAAATGGCATATGAACCACAG ggTGGCTCCGGATATG attattCCTATGCAGGGGGTCGTGGCTCATACGGTGATCTTGGTGGACCTATTATTACTACACAAGTAACTATTCCCAAAGAT ttGGCTGGATCTATTATTGGCAAAGGTGGTCAGCGGATTAAACAAATCCGTCATGAGTCAGGAGCTTCGATCAAAATTGATGAACCTTTAGAAGGGTCTGAAGATCGGATCATTACCATTACAGGAACACAGGACCAGATACAGAATGCACAGTATTTGCTGCAGAACAG tgtgAAGCAGTATTCTGGAAAGTTTTTCTAA
- the HNRNPK gene encoding heterogeneous nuclear ribonucleoprotein K isoform X4 yields METEQPEETFPNTETNGEFGKRPAEDMEEEQAFKRSRNTDEMVELRILLQSKNAGAVIGKGGKNIKALRTDYNASVSVPDSSGPERILSISADIETIGEILKKIIPTLEEYQHYKGSDFDCELRLLIHQSLAGGIIGVKGAKIKELRENTQTTIKLFQECCPHSTDRVVLIGGKPDRVVECIKIILDLISESPIKGRAQPYDPNFYDETYDYGGFTMMFDDRRGRPVGFPMRGRGGFDRMPPGRGGRPMPPSRRDYDDMSPRRGPPPPPPGRGGRGGSRARNLPLPPPPPPRGGDLMAYDRRGRPGDRYDGMVGFSADETWDSAIDTWSPSEWQMAYEPQGGSGYDYSYAGGRGSYGDLGGPIITTQVTIPKDLAGSIIGKGGQRIKQIRHESGASIKIDEPLEGSEDRIITITGTQDQIQNAQYLLQNSVKQYSGKFF; encoded by the exons atggaaactgaaCAGCCAGAGGAAACCTTCCCCAACACTGAAACCAATGGTGAATTTG GTAAACGCCCTGCAGAAGATATGGAAGAGGAGCAAGCTTTTAAAAGATCTAGAAACACTGATGAGATGGTTGAACTACGCATTCTGCTTCAGAGCAAG AATGCTGGGGCAGTGATtggaaaaggaggcaagaatattaAGGCTCTCCGTACAGAC TACAATGCCAGTGTTTCAGTCCCAGACAGCAGTGGCCCCGAGCG CATATTGAGTATCAGTGCTGATATTGAAACAATTggagaaattctgaagaaaatcATCCCTACCTTGGAAGAG TACCAACACTATAAAGGAAGCGACTTTGACTGCGAGTTGAGACTGTTGATTCATCAGAGTCTGGCAGGAGGCATTATTGGGGTCAAAGGTGCTAAAATCAAAGAACTTCGAGAG AACACACAGACAACAATCAAGCTTTTCCAGGAATGCTGTCCTCATTCCACTGACAGAGTCGTTCTTATTGGAGGAAAACCTGATAGGGTTGTAGAGTGCATCAAGATCATCCTTGATCTTATTTCAGAG tctCCCATCAAAGGACGTGCACAGCCTTACGATCCCAATTTTTACGATGAAACCTACGATTATGGTGGTTTTACAATGATGTTTGATGACCGCCGTGGACGTCCTGTGGGATTTCCCATGCGGGGGAGAGGCGGTTTTGATAGAATGCCTCCTGGTCGGGGTGGGCGTCCTATGCCTCCATCTAGAAGAGATTATGACGACATGAGCCCTCGTCGAGGACCTCCTCCACCGCCTCCTGGACGAGGTGGCCGGGGTGGTAGCAGAGCTCGgaatcttcctcttcctcctccaccgcCACCTAGAGGAGG AGATCTAATGGCCTATGACAGAAGAGGAAGACCTGGAGACCGCTATGACGGCATG GTTGGTTTCAGTGCTGATGAAACTTGGGACTCTGCAATAGATACATGGAGCCCATCAGAATGGCAAATGGCATATGAACCACAG ggTGGCTCCGGATATG attattCCTATGCAGGGGGTCGTGGCTCATACGGTGATCTTGGTGGACCTATTATTACTACACAAGTAACTATTCCCAAAGAT ttGGCTGGATCTATTATTGGCAAAGGTGGTCAGCGGATTAAACAAATCCGTCATGAGTCAGGAGCTTCGATCAAAATTGATGAACCTTTAGAAGGGTCTGAAGATCGGATCATTACCATTACAGGAACACAGGACCAGATACAGAATGCACAGTATTTGCTGCAGAACAG tgtgAAGCAGTATTCTGGAAAGTTTTTCTAA
- the HNRNPK gene encoding heterogeneous nuclear ribonucleoprotein K isoform X1: METEQPEETFPNTETNGEFGKRPAEDMEEEQAFKRSRNTDEMVELRILLQSKNAGAVIGKGGKNIKALRTDYNASVSVPDSSGPERILSISADIETIGEILKKIIPTLEEGLQLPSPTATSQLPLESDAVECLNYQHYKGSDFDCELRLLIHQSLAGGIIGVKGAKIKELRENTQTTIKLFQECCPHSTDRVVLIGGKPDRVVECIKIILDLISESPIKGRAQPYDPNFYDETYDYGGFTMMFDDRRGRPVGFPMRGRGGFDRMPPGRGGRPMPPSRRDYDDMSPRRGPPPPPPGRGGRGGSRARNLPLPPPPPPRGGDLMAYDRRGRPGDRYDGMVGFSADETWDSAIDTWSPSEWQMAYEPQGGSGYDYSYAGGRGSYGDLGGPIITTQVTIPKDLAGSIIGKGGQRIKQIRHESGASIKIDEPLEGSEDRIITITGTQDQIQNAQYLLQNSVKQYADVEGF; the protein is encoded by the exons atggaaactgaaCAGCCAGAGGAAACCTTCCCCAACACTGAAACCAATGGTGAATTTG GTAAACGCCCTGCAGAAGATATGGAAGAGGAGCAAGCTTTTAAAAGATCTAGAAACACTGATGAGATGGTTGAACTACGCATTCTGCTTCAGAGCAAG AATGCTGGGGCAGTGATtggaaaaggaggcaagaatattaAGGCTCTCCGTACAGAC TACAATGCCAGTGTTTCAGTCCCAGACAGCAGTGGCCCCGAGCG CATATTGAGTATCAGTGCTGATATTGAAACAATTggagaaattctgaagaaaatcATCCCTACCTTGGAAGAG GGCCTGCAGTTGCCATCACCCACTGCAACCAGCCAGCTCCCGCTCGAATCTGATGCTGTGGAATGCTTAAAT TACCAACACTATAAAGGAAGCGACTTTGACTGCGAGTTGAGACTGTTGATTCATCAGAGTCTGGCAGGAGGCATTATTGGGGTCAAAGGTGCTAAAATCAAAGAACTTCGAGAG AACACACAGACAACAATCAAGCTTTTCCAGGAATGCTGTCCTCATTCCACTGACAGAGTCGTTCTTATTGGAGGAAAACCTGATAGGGTTGTAGAGTGCATCAAGATCATCCTTGATCTTATTTCAGAG tctCCCATCAAAGGACGTGCACAGCCTTACGATCCCAATTTTTACGATGAAACCTACGATTATGGTGGTTTTACAATGATGTTTGATGACCGCCGTGGACGTCCTGTGGGATTTCCCATGCGGGGGAGAGGCGGTTTTGATAGAATGCCTCCTGGTCGGGGTGGGCGTCCTATGCCTCCATCTAGAAGAGATTATGACGACATGAGCCCTCGTCGAGGACCTCCTCCACCGCCTCCTGGACGAGGTGGCCGGGGTGGTAGCAGAGCTCGgaatcttcctcttcctcctccaccgcCACCTAGAGGAGG AGATCTAATGGCCTATGACAGAAGAGGAAGACCTGGAGACCGCTATGACGGCATG GTTGGTTTCAGTGCTGATGAAACTTGGGACTCTGCAATAGATACATGGAGCCCATCAGAATGGCAAATGGCATATGAACCACAG ggTGGCTCCGGATATG attattCCTATGCAGGGGGTCGTGGCTCATACGGTGATCTTGGTGGACCTATTATTACTACACAAGTAACTATTCCCAAAGAT ttGGCTGGATCTATTATTGGCAAAGGTGGTCAGCGGATTAAACAAATCCGTCATGAGTCAGGAGCTTCGATCAAAATTGATGAACCTTTAGAAGGGTCTGAAGATCGGATCATTACCATTACAGGAACACAGGACCAGATACAGAATGCACAGTATTTGCTGCAGAACAG tgtGAAGCAGTATGCAGATGTTGAAGGATTCTAA
- the HNRNPK gene encoding heterogeneous nuclear ribonucleoprotein K isoform X3 — translation METEQPEETFPNTETNGEFGKRPAEDMEEEQAFKRSRNTDEMVELRILLQSKNAGAVIGKGGKNIKALRTDYNASVSVPDSSGPERILSISADIETIGEILKKIIPTLEEYQHYKGSDFDCELRLLIHQSLAGGIIGVKGAKIKELRENTQTTIKLFQECCPHSTDRVVLIGGKPDRVVECIKIILDLISESPIKGRAQPYDPNFYDETYDYGGFTMMFDDRRGRPVGFPMRGRGGFDRMPPGRGGRPMPPSRRDYDDMSPRRGPPPPPPGRGGRGGSRARNLPLPPPPPPRGGDLMAYDRRGRPGDRYDGMVGFSADETWDSAIDTWSPSEWQMAYEPQGGSGYDYSYAGGRGSYGDLGGPIITTQVTIPKDLAGSIIGKGGQRIKQIRHESGASIKIDEPLEGSEDRIITITGTQDQIQNAQYLLQNSVKQYADVEGF, via the exons atggaaactgaaCAGCCAGAGGAAACCTTCCCCAACACTGAAACCAATGGTGAATTTG GTAAACGCCCTGCAGAAGATATGGAAGAGGAGCAAGCTTTTAAAAGATCTAGAAACACTGATGAGATGGTTGAACTACGCATTCTGCTTCAGAGCAAG AATGCTGGGGCAGTGATtggaaaaggaggcaagaatattaAGGCTCTCCGTACAGAC TACAATGCCAGTGTTTCAGTCCCAGACAGCAGTGGCCCCGAGCG CATATTGAGTATCAGTGCTGATATTGAAACAATTggagaaattctgaagaaaatcATCCCTACCTTGGAAGAG TACCAACACTATAAAGGAAGCGACTTTGACTGCGAGTTGAGACTGTTGATTCATCAGAGTCTGGCAGGAGGCATTATTGGGGTCAAAGGTGCTAAAATCAAAGAACTTCGAGAG AACACACAGACAACAATCAAGCTTTTCCAGGAATGCTGTCCTCATTCCACTGACAGAGTCGTTCTTATTGGAGGAAAACCTGATAGGGTTGTAGAGTGCATCAAGATCATCCTTGATCTTATTTCAGAG tctCCCATCAAAGGACGTGCACAGCCTTACGATCCCAATTTTTACGATGAAACCTACGATTATGGTGGTTTTACAATGATGTTTGATGACCGCCGTGGACGTCCTGTGGGATTTCCCATGCGGGGGAGAGGCGGTTTTGATAGAATGCCTCCTGGTCGGGGTGGGCGTCCTATGCCTCCATCTAGAAGAGATTATGACGACATGAGCCCTCGTCGAGGACCTCCTCCACCGCCTCCTGGACGAGGTGGCCGGGGTGGTAGCAGAGCTCGgaatcttcctcttcctcctccaccgcCACCTAGAGGAGG AGATCTAATGGCCTATGACAGAAGAGGAAGACCTGGAGACCGCTATGACGGCATG GTTGGTTTCAGTGCTGATGAAACTTGGGACTCTGCAATAGATACATGGAGCCCATCAGAATGGCAAATGGCATATGAACCACAG ggTGGCTCCGGATATG attattCCTATGCAGGGGGTCGTGGCTCATACGGTGATCTTGGTGGACCTATTATTACTACACAAGTAACTATTCCCAAAGAT ttGGCTGGATCTATTATTGGCAAAGGTGGTCAGCGGATTAAACAAATCCGTCATGAGTCAGGAGCTTCGATCAAAATTGATGAACCTTTAGAAGGGTCTGAAGATCGGATCATTACCATTACAGGAACACAGGACCAGATACAGAATGCACAGTATTTGCTGCAGAACAG tgtGAAGCAGTATGCAGATGTTGAAGGATTCTAA
- the RMI1 gene encoding recQ-mediated genome instability protein 1 isoform X2, with amino-acid sequence MINSLVDVSQPAYSQIQKLRGKNTTNDLVTAETQVTLKPWEAKPSRMLMLQLTDGVVQMQGMEYQSIPALHSDLAPGTKILIYGNISFRLGVLLLKPENVKILGGEVDALSEEYAQEKVLARLIGEPDPVVSVIPNNCNQTIPGITDVLDPALGPSDEELLASLDENELAANNDTSLGRRCFSTGSSSNTVPTRQSSFESRHIISPKPKEKQPNQPMHFTDGELDDFSLEEALLLEETVQKEQMKTKELQPLTLSRTPDESIERFLHKPNTPNNFSLICKSGNRNWNEKNVSEQVTNEDKLFSCPSVEDKNSSVFSVHSNVRLPHDFTNKDKDSETGNKVKQTFSSADGHSLNKISKGELVNYVPKRSSHLSNENDHHLQSCSLRPSENNTNLSIAMDLYSPPFIYLSVLMASKPKEVTTVKVKAFIVTLTGNLSSSGGIWSITAKISDGTGYLDVDFVDEILTSLIGFSVPEMKQLKKDPLQYQKFLEGLQKCQRDLIDLCCLMTISFNPSLSKAIVLALQDVEMEHLENLKKRLNK; translated from the exons ATG ATTAATTCATTGGTTGATGTAAGTCAACCTGCATATTCCCAGATACAAAAGTTGAGAGGAAAGAATACAACGAATGACTTAGTTACAGCTGAAACACAAGTAACCCTAAAACCTTGGGAAGCAAAGCCTTCACGAATGTTGATGTTACAACTAACTGATGGAGTTGTACAAATGCAGGGAATGGAATATCAGTCTATTCCAGCTCTTCATAGTGATCTTGCCCCAGGTACAAAAATTTTGAtttatggaaacatttctttCCGTCTTGGTGTTCTTTTATTGAAACCAGAAAATGTGAAGATTTTGGGAGGAGAAGTAGATGCCCTTTCAGAGGAATATGCCCAAGAAAAAGTACTTGCAAGATTAATTGGGGAACCTGATCCTGTAGTTTCAGTCATACCAAATAATTGTAACCAGACCATCCCTGGAATTACAGATGTTCTGGATCCTGCATTAGGACCTTCTGATGAAGAACTCTTGGCAAGTCTTGATGAAAATGAGCTTGCAGCAAATAATGACACCTCCTTAGGAAGAAGATGCTTCAGCACAGGTAGTTCCTCAAATACTGTTCCCACAAGACAGTCAAGTTTTGAATCACGACATATTATTTCTCCAAAACCAAAGGAGAAACAACCAAATCAACCTATGCATTTCACTGATGGGGAATTAGATGACTTTTCATTGGAGGAGGCCTTGCTTTTAGAAGAAACTGtccagaaagaacaaatgaagactAAAGAATTACAGCCATTGACTTTGAGCAGAACCCCAGATGAAAGCATAGAGAGATTTTTACATAAACCTAATActccaaataatttttctttgatttgcaaAAGTGGAAACCGTAattggaatgaaaaaaatgtatccgAACAAGTGACTAATGAAGACAAATTATTTAGTTGTCCATCTGTTGAAGACAAAAACAGTAGCGTTTTTTCAGTTCATAGTAATGTACGCCTACCCCatgattttacaaataaagataaGGACTCAGAGACAGgtaataaagtaaaacaaacctTCAGCAGTGCAGATGGACATtccttaaataaaatatcaaagggAGAGCTGGTAAATTATGTACCAAAAAGGAGTTCACACCTTTCTAATGAAAATGATCATCATTTACAGTCTTGTTCTTTAAGACCATCAGAGAACAACACTAATCTTTCTATTGCCATGGATTTGTATTCTCCGCCCTTTATCTATTTGTCTGTCCTAATGGCCAGCAAACCAAAGGAAGTTACAACAGTGAAGGTCAAAGCATTTATTGTAACCTTAACTGGAAATCTTTCAAGTTCTGGTGGCATTTGGAGTATAACAGCAAAGATTTCTGATGGTACTGGATATCTAGATGTAGACTTTGTGGATGAGATACTTACTAGTCTGATAGGGTTTTCAGTACCAGAAATGAAACAGTTAAAGAAGGATCCTCTTCAATACCAAAAGTTCCTGGAAGGTTTGCAGAAGTGTCAGAGAGATTTAATAGATTTGTGTTGTCTAATGACGATTTCATTTAATCCCTCCTTGTCTAAAGCAATAGTACTGGCATTACAGGATGTTGAAATGGAACACCTTGAGAACCTAAAAAAGCGgctgaataaataa
- the RMI1 gene encoding recQ-mediated genome instability protein 1 isoform X1: MHNISFILKEMSVTNIALRVETWLLATWHVKVPLMWLEACINWIQEENDNVNLSQAQMNKQVFEQWLLTDLRDLEHPVLPDGILEVPKGELNGFFALQINSLVDVSQPAYSQIQKLRGKNTTNDLVTAETQVTLKPWEAKPSRMLMLQLTDGVVQMQGMEYQSIPALHSDLAPGTKILIYGNISFRLGVLLLKPENVKILGGEVDALSEEYAQEKVLARLIGEPDPVVSVIPNNCNQTIPGITDVLDPALGPSDEELLASLDENELAANNDTSLGRRCFSTGSSSNTVPTRQSSFESRHIISPKPKEKQPNQPMHFTDGELDDFSLEEALLLEETVQKEQMKTKELQPLTLSRTPDESIERFLHKPNTPNNFSLICKSGNRNWNEKNVSEQVTNEDKLFSCPSVEDKNSSVFSVHSNVRLPHDFTNKDKDSETGNKVKQTFSSADGHSLNKISKGELVNYVPKRSSHLSNENDHHLQSCSLRPSENNTNLSIAMDLYSPPFIYLSVLMASKPKEVTTVKVKAFIVTLTGNLSSSGGIWSITAKISDGTGYLDVDFVDEILTSLIGFSVPEMKQLKKDPLQYQKFLEGLQKCQRDLIDLCCLMTISFNPSLSKAIVLALQDVEMEHLENLKKRLNK, from the coding sequence ATgcataatatttcttttattttaaaagaaatgagtgtAACTAATATTGCATTAAGAGTTGAAACCTGGCTTTTAGCTACGTGGCATGTTAAAGTACCTCTAATGTGGTTGGAAGCTTGTATTAACTGGatccaagaagaaaatgataatgtTAATTTGAGTCAggcacaaatgaataaacaagtgtTTGAGCAGTGGCTCCTTACTGACCTGAGAGATTTGGAACATCCTGTTTTACCTGACGGCATTTTAGAAGTTCCAAAAGGAGAACTGAATGGATTTTTTGCTTTGCAGATTAATTCATTGGTTGATGTAAGTCAACCTGCATATTCCCAGATACAAAAGTTGAGAGGAAAGAATACAACGAATGACTTAGTTACAGCTGAAACACAAGTAACCCTAAAACCTTGGGAAGCAAAGCCTTCACGAATGTTGATGTTACAACTAACTGATGGAGTTGTACAAATGCAGGGAATGGAATATCAGTCTATTCCAGCTCTTCATAGTGATCTTGCCCCAGGTACAAAAATTTTGAtttatggaaacatttctttCCGTCTTGGTGTTCTTTTATTGAAACCAGAAAATGTGAAGATTTTGGGAGGAGAAGTAGATGCCCTTTCAGAGGAATATGCCCAAGAAAAAGTACTTGCAAGATTAATTGGGGAACCTGATCCTGTAGTTTCAGTCATACCAAATAATTGTAACCAGACCATCCCTGGAATTACAGATGTTCTGGATCCTGCATTAGGACCTTCTGATGAAGAACTCTTGGCAAGTCTTGATGAAAATGAGCTTGCAGCAAATAATGACACCTCCTTAGGAAGAAGATGCTTCAGCACAGGTAGTTCCTCAAATACTGTTCCCACAAGACAGTCAAGTTTTGAATCACGACATATTATTTCTCCAAAACCAAAGGAGAAACAACCAAATCAACCTATGCATTTCACTGATGGGGAATTAGATGACTTTTCATTGGAGGAGGCCTTGCTTTTAGAAGAAACTGtccagaaagaacaaatgaagactAAAGAATTACAGCCATTGACTTTGAGCAGAACCCCAGATGAAAGCATAGAGAGATTTTTACATAAACCTAATActccaaataatttttctttgatttgcaaAAGTGGAAACCGTAattggaatgaaaaaaatgtatccgAACAAGTGACTAATGAAGACAAATTATTTAGTTGTCCATCTGTTGAAGACAAAAACAGTAGCGTTTTTTCAGTTCATAGTAATGTACGCCTACCCCatgattttacaaataaagataaGGACTCAGAGACAGgtaataaagtaaaacaaacctTCAGCAGTGCAGATGGACATtccttaaataaaatatcaaagggAGAGCTGGTAAATTATGTACCAAAAAGGAGTTCACACCTTTCTAATGAAAATGATCATCATTTACAGTCTTGTTCTTTAAGACCATCAGAGAACAACACTAATCTTTCTATTGCCATGGATTTGTATTCTCCGCCCTTTATCTATTTGTCTGTCCTAATGGCCAGCAAACCAAAGGAAGTTACAACAGTGAAGGTCAAAGCATTTATTGTAACCTTAACTGGAAATCTTTCAAGTTCTGGTGGCATTTGGAGTATAACAGCAAAGATTTCTGATGGTACTGGATATCTAGATGTAGACTTTGTGGATGAGATACTTACTAGTCTGATAGGGTTTTCAGTACCAGAAATGAAACAGTTAAAGAAGGATCCTCTTCAATACCAAAAGTTCCTGGAAGGTTTGCAGAAGTGTCAGAGAGATTTAATAGATTTGTGTTGTCTAATGACGATTTCATTTAATCCCTCCTTGTCTAAAGCAATAGTACTGGCATTACAGGATGTTGAAATGGAACACCTTGAGAACCTAAAAAAGCGgctgaataaataa